The following nucleotide sequence is from bacterium.
GGTTGTTCGCCGCCTGCGCGAAGCGCGGGTTCGCCTTCAGCGCGCTGCGGAAGTGGGCTGCGGCCATGTCCAGGTTGCCCTGGGTCAGGTAGATGAGGCCCACGTTGTTCTCTGCCTGCGGGTTGCCCGGCTCCAACTCCAGGCTGCGCAGATACGCTGCCAGGGCCAGGGGGTACTGTTTGCGCTCGTAGTAGGCATTGCCCAGGCCGCTGTGGGCCGCCGCCTCCTCGGGGAAGCGCTGGGCCGCGGTCTGCCACTGCTCGAAGGCCTCGTCCTTGCGCCCGGCCCCCTCCAGCGCCAGCGCCAGGTTCACCCGTGCCACCGCCAGCGTGCCATCCGCCTTGACGGCCCGCCCGAACAGGTCCACGGCTTCCGCCACGCGGCTTTGCTGGAAGACCACGCCCCCCAGATTGTTCAGGCACATGGCGTCATCGGGCTGCAGCTCCAGGGCCTTCCGGTACGCCTCTTCGGCTGTCTTGACGTCTCCGACGGTCGCGTACACGAGCCCCTGGTTGTACTTGGCCGCGAAGCTGCGGGGGTCGAGGGTCTCGGCCTTCTTCAGGGCCGCCAGCGCCTCCTGCGGCTGCTTGAGGTGGTGCAGCGCGATGCCCAGGCCCAGGTTGGCTTCGGCGCTGTCGGGTGCGCGCTTCAGCGCCTCCTCGTACCGGGCTTTGGCGTCGTCGAAGCGGTCCACCTTCAGGTACATGGCCCCCAGCGTGACCAGAATCCGGTTGTCATCGGCCCGCAGCCGGCGCGCCGCCTCGTACTGCTCGATGGCTTTGCCGACCTCGCCGACCTTCTGCAGGGCCACGCCGAAGTTCAGGTGGGCCTCGAAGTCGTTCGGGTTGATCTTCAGCGCCCGGGTGTACTCGTTCCAGGCCTTCGCGTCACGCCCCTGGCGCAGATACAGGTTCGCCAGGTTATAGTGGGCGTCGAAGTAGTTGCTGTCCAGGTCCTCCGCGCGCTTGTAGGCGGCCTCGGCCTCCGTCAGCCGCCCCTGCGCCAGGTAGACGTTGCCCAGGTTGTTGTGGCCGACGGCATAGCGGGGCTCAGCGGCGAGGCACTGCTTGAGGTAGTTCTCCGCCTGCGGAAGCTGTCCGAGCTGCAGGTACGTCGAGCCGATCCAGCACAGCAGGACCGCGTGGCCCGGCTGGCTCTGCAACGCAGCCAGGAAGTGCTCCAGCGCCTCCTGCATCTTGCCGGCCGCATACGCCTGCTGCCCCAACTCGGCGCGGTTCACCGGCGCCTGGGCCTGCCCCACCGAGGCGATCACGAACGCCAGGAGCAGGAGTGCGGTTGTCCGTGCTGTCATGGCACCAACTCCGAGAGATGTCATGCGGCCGACACAGTTCAGGCGAGGCTGCGCGCCGCGGCGGCGATGCCGTCCGCATCGAGGCCCAGTTCCGCCCACAGCCGCGCCTTGTTGCCGTGGCTGATGAAGCGATCCGGGATCCCCAGCCGCCGTATGCGGGTACAAACACCCCGGTCCTGCAGCAGTTCCACCACCCCGGCGCCGAAGCCCCCGGCCAGGACGTTCTCCTCGACCGTCACGATCGGCCCCCGCGCCGCCTGCTGCAGGATCAACTCCTCGTCCAGCGGCTTGGCGAAGCGCGCGTCCACCACTGTCGCCTCCAGCCCCTCGTCCGCCAGCAGCTCCGCCGCCGCCAGCGCAGCCCTCACCATCGAACCGATGGCCAGGAGTGTGAGGGCTTCCCCCTCACGGACGACTCTTCCCCGACCCGTGGGCAGCACCTGCATCGCGCCGCTGATGTCGGCGCCCGTTCCCTGGCCGCGCGGATAGCGGAGGGCCACCGGTGCGTCGAGGCTCAGGGCCGTCCGCAGCATGTCCCGCAGCTCCGCCTCGTCCGATGGCGCCATGATCGTCAGCCCGGGGATGCTCCGCAGGAAACTGAGGTCGAATACGCCATGGTGGGTCGGGCCGTCGTCTCCCACCAGGCCGGCTCGGTCCAGCGCCAGCACCACCGGCAGGCCCTGCAGGCACACGT
It contains:
- a CDS encoding tetratricopeptide repeat protein; translation: MTARTTALLLLAFVIASVGQAQAPVNRAELGQQAYAAGKMQEALEHFLAALQSQPGHAVLLCWIGSTYLQLGQLPQAENYLKQCLAAEPRYAVGHNNLGNVYLAQGRLTEAEAAYKRAEDLDSNYFDAHYNLANLYLRQGRDAKAWNEYTRALKINPNDFEAHLNFGVALQKVGEVGKAIEQYEAARRLRADDNRILVTLGAMYLKVDRFDDAKARYEEALKRAPDSAEANLGLGIALHHLKQPQEALAALKKAETLDPRSFAAKYNQGLVYATVGDVKTAEEAYRKALELQPDDAMCLNNLGGVVFQQSRVAEAVDLFGRAVKADGTLAVARVNLALALEGAGRKDEAFEQWQTAAQRFPEEAAAHSGLGNAYYERKQYPLALAAYLRSLELEPGNPQAENNVGLIYLTQGNLDMAAAHFRSALKANPRFAQAANNLGVTLERMGKLEDAKAQYRKALEIDPQCQPAQENLKRLGSSSRPGEQAVG